GTGAACCATGCAGGACCGATGTGACCAACGCAGGCATTTCCTCTACCCCGATAGTGTACAGCGGTTCCTGAGTAGAGACCTCCTCTCCGGTCATCTGCACGGGGGTCGCCGTGAGCGTTTTGAGGTGCCCTTCCCGTCGGACCTCCAGTGAGAGCGGCTGCCCATTGCTCCGGGAGATGAGATCCAGCAATTCGGTCTTGGTTGAGATCTCTTTCCCATTCACGCTGACGACACGGTCGCCGACTTCCATGCCGGCCACTGATGCGGGGGACCCAGGAACAAGCGCCTCAACATCCGCGCTCAAATCACGAAAGGTTGGGACAAAGAGGGGCGATCCGGTCGATAGCCATCCGGCAAAGATCAAGTAGGCCAGAATGAAATTAAACCCCGGTCCGGCGGCGACAATCAGGACTTTCCCCCACAGGCCTTGGTGCGAAAAGGATCGGCGGCGGTCGTCGGGGGTCGTGGCTTCTGTCTCGTCCTCACCGAATAGTTTGACATAGCCACCCAGGGGAACGGCTGAGACGAGGTACTCGGTTTCGCCGACCTGACGGCCGAAGATCTTCGGGCCGAACCCGATTGAAAACTTCAAGACTTTCACTCCGACCCAGCGGGCAGCGAGGAAGTGGCCAAGTTCGTGGAAGGCGACCAAGACACCAAGGACCACGAGAAACCACCAAGCTTTCTGGAGGAGAAGCCAGAGCGTATCGGGGGACCAGGCGAATGCGGATGTCATGAGAGCTCCCTGTTGCGTCCTCGGTCTTGTAACTCTAACAGACGTTATCTGAAATGCAAAACAATCATGAGTGAGAGAGTGTGTGCACCAATGATTCTGCTTTTTCCCTTGCCCACCGATCAGCTTCCAAGGCGTCATCGAGGCACGTGATTTCTTGCCGGCTATGCGCCTCCATGGTGTTACGAATCACCTGGGCGATTTCAATGAAACGGAGGCCGTGATTGAGAAACGCGTCGACCGCAATCTCATTGGCCGCATTCATCGTAGCCGGCATGGTGCCTCCGATGCGAAGCGATTCATACCCGAGATTGAGACAGGGAAATCGATCATGGTCGGGTTTGGAAAAGGACAGTTGTCCGATCTCCGCCAACTCCAGCGAAGGAAGATCAAGCGTCATCCGTGCCGGATAGTGCATCGCGTACGAGATAGGGGTTCGCATATCAGGAAGCCCCAATTGGGCGATAATGGAACGATCTTTGTATTCAACCAACGAGTGAATGATGCTTTCTCGATGGACCATGACCTCGATGTTGGATTCCGGGATATCAAACAGCCATCGCGCTTCCACGACCTCCAACCCTTTATTCATCAACGTCGCCGAGTCGATGGTGATCTTGGCTCCCATCTTCCAGTTGGGGTGCTGCAAGGCCCGTTCAGGGGTCACGTCTTGAAGTTGTTCGTGAGTCAGCGTCCAGAGCGCTCCGCCGGACGCCGTGAGAATCAGTCGGCGGACATCTTCAATCCGGTGCCCCTCCAACGACTGAAAGATGGCACTATGCTCACTATCGACCGGGAAAATCCTGACTCCGTGTTTGCGAGCTTCATCTTGCATCAACTTTCCCGCCATGACCATCGGCTCTTTATTCGCCAACGCGATCTGCTTGCCGCTTCGAATAGCAGACAAAGTCGGAACAAGCCCGGCGGCTCCCACGATGGCGGAAATGACCAATTCAGCCTCCAAGACCGATGCTACGTGGGTAATGCCGTCTTCCCCGGAGAGGATCTCGACCGGAAGATCGGCACATCGGCTGCGAAGGAGGGCGGCAGAGGATTCGGTGGAGACCGCCACGGCTTTGGGCCGAAAACGGTGAATCTGCTCCTCGAGTTTCTCGATGTTGTTGCCGGCGGTCAGACCCACCACGCGAAATTCATCTGGAAACCGTTGAATGATATCGAGTGTGTTTGTCCCGATCGATCCGGTCGATCCCAAGATGATTATCGGTTTCATGTCTTCACCCCTCCAAATCTCCTAGGAAAGCGGCGACAGGCCTCGAATGTAGACGACATAGTAGTAGAACGTGGGAGCGGTGAACAAGAGACTATCGAGGCGATCCAGCATTCCGCCATGACCC
The nucleotide sequence above comes from Nitrospira sp.. Encoded proteins:
- the rseP gene encoding RIP metalloprotease RseP, translated to MTSAFAWSPDTLWLLLQKAWWFLVVLGVLVAFHELGHFLAARWVGVKVLKFSIGFGPKIFGRQVGETEYLVSAVPLGGYVKLFGEDETEATTPDDRRRSFSHQGLWGKVLIVAAGPGFNFILAYLIFAGWLSTGSPLFVPTFRDLSADVEALVPGSPASVAGMEVGDRVVSVNGKEISTKTELLDLISRSNGQPLSLEVRREGHLKTLTATPVQMTGEEVSTQEPLYTIGVEEMPALVTSVLHGSPASMAGLQPGDRVVAIEGQTIYAWSQMTTHVREHPETPLKFEVLREGMRTILTVTPASEKLTVNGQTSEVGKIGISGPGRSLMRSENVAEAVYQGLEATWGWTELTAIGLYKMVVGDISSKNIGGPLTIANISGEAASQGASSVVFLIAILSINLGVLNLLPIPILDGGHLLFFLIEGILRKPLGERQREVAQQVGLVLLVGVMIFAFWNDLERIFSH
- a CDS encoding 1-deoxy-D-xylulose-5-phosphate reductoisomerase; the encoded protein is MKPIIILGSTGSIGTNTLDIIQRFPDEFRVVGLTAGNNIEKLEEQIHRFRPKAVAVSTESSAALLRSRCADLPVEILSGEDGITHVASVLEAELVISAIVGAAGLVPTLSAIRSGKQIALANKEPMVMAGKLMQDEARKHGVRIFPVDSEHSAIFQSLEGHRIEDVRRLILTASGGALWTLTHEQLQDVTPERALQHPNWKMGAKITIDSATLMNKGLEVVEARWLFDIPESNIEVMVHRESIIHSLVEYKDRSIIAQLGLPDMRTPISYAMHYPARMTLDLPSLELAEIGQLSFSKPDHDRFPCLNLGYESLRIGGTMPATMNAANEIAVDAFLNHGLRFIEIAQVIRNTMEAHSRQEITCLDDALEADRWAREKAESLVHTLSHS